The following coding sequences lie in one bacterium genomic window:
- a CDS encoding proline/glycine betaine ABC transporter permease, giving the protein MNFLNFKEKILPLDEWVQAFVDWLVLNYRDVFQTIKAPIEWSLKGFEWVFNFLPPVVVIIIFAVAAWRFAGKRVTVFTVVTFFLAGSLGLWGETMTTLAMVISAVFFCALAGIPLGIMAGRSDRFEIVLRPMLDAMQTTPAFVYLVPVVMLFSIGTVSGILATIVFALPPIVRLTSLGIRQVHPELVEAALSFGATPWQVLSRVQFPLALPSIMAGLNQTLMMALSMVVIAALIGAGGLGNPVVQGLNTLEIGLATIGGLTIVLLAMVLDRITQGFARQ; this is encoded by the coding sequence ATGAATTTCCTTAATTTTAAAGAGAAGATCCTACCCCTCGACGAGTGGGTCCAGGCTTTCGTCGATTGGCTGGTCCTCAACTACCGGGATGTCTTCCAGACAATAAAAGCTCCCATCGAGTGGTCTCTCAAGGGGTTTGAGTGGGTTTTTAACTTTCTACCCCCGGTGGTGGTGATCATCATCTTTGCCGTTGCCGCCTGGCGTTTCGCCGGCAAGAGGGTGACCGTTTTTACCGTTGTCACCTTCTTCCTGGCCGGCTCCCTGGGGTTGTGGGGGGAGACCATGACCACTTTAGCCATGGTGATCAGCGCGGTCTTTTTCTGCGCCCTGGCCGGGATCCCCCTCGGGATCATGGCCGGCCGCAGCGACCGTTTCGAAATAGTTTTACGCCCGATGCTCGACGCCATGCAGACGACCCCGGCCTTCGTGTACCTGGTTCCGGTGGTGATGCTGTTCAGCATCGGTACCGTCTCAGGTATCCTGGCCACCATCGTTTTTGCCCTGCCGCCCATCGTTCGCCTCACCAGCCTGGGCATCCGGCAGGTTCATCCCGAGTTGGTGGAGGCCGCCCTTTCGTTCGGTGCAACGCCCTGGCAGGTCCTGAGCCGGGTCCAGTTCCCACTGGCGCTGCCGTCCATCATGGCAGGACTTAACCAGACTCTCATGATGGCCCTGTCCATGGTTGTCATCGCCGCCCTCATCGGCGCCGGCGGCCTCGGAAACCCGGTGGTTCAGGGCCTGAACACCCTGGAGATCGGGCTCGCCACCATAGGCGGCCTGACCATTGTCCTGCTGGCGATGGTCCTGGACAGGATAACCCAGGGTTTCGCCAGGCAATAA
- the proV gene encoding glycine betaine/L-proline ABC transporter ATP-binding protein ProV, with protein sequence MSKIEIQNLYKIFGPKPEKALKMIREGISKEEILKKTGHTVGVADATFSIEEDEIMVVMGLSGSGKSTLVRMLNRLIKPTSGKVMIEGEDITAMSDEQLVKLRRDKLSMVFQSFALMPHLTVLQNAAFGLELDGVERNVRDKRALEVLEQVGLESWADSRPDELSGGMKQRVGLARGLAVDPHILLMDEAFSALDPLIRTEMQDELLKLQAKEKRTIVFISHDLDEAMRIGDRIAIMEGGRVVQVGTPEEILQNPADDYVRAFFRGVDPTNILTAGDIASDQQVTIPVTDGKNPRVALQRLIKNDREYGYVVDIEKKFKGVVSTDSLRALIDKPGEEHLISEAYIEGSVTGGVSDSMQDILPEVARNLWPLPILDESGKYVGAVSKNLFLRTLQRTRPDDHEEIETNDQGEK encoded by the coding sequence ATGTCCAAGATCGAGATCCAGAACCTCTACAAGATTTTCGGGCCAAAGCCGGAAAAAGCCCTGAAGATGATCCGGGAGGGGATCAGCAAGGAAGAAATACTGAAAAAAACAGGCCACACAGTGGGTGTGGCCGATGCCACCTTCAGCATCGAAGAAGATGAGATCATGGTGGTGATGGGGCTTTCAGGAAGCGGCAAGTCAACCCTGGTGCGCATGCTCAACCGGTTGATAAAGCCTACGTCGGGAAAAGTTATGATCGAGGGGGAAGATATTACCGCGATGAGTGACGAACAGCTTGTAAAGCTCCGACGGGACAAACTCAGCATGGTGTTCCAGTCTTTCGCTCTCATGCCGCACCTGACAGTCCTTCAAAATGCCGCATTTGGCCTGGAACTGGACGGCGTTGAGCGAAATGTCCGTGACAAACGCGCCCTCGAGGTATTGGAGCAGGTGGGTCTTGAATCGTGGGCCGACAGCAGGCCGGACGAACTTTCAGGGGGCATGAAACAAAGGGTTGGACTGGCGCGGGGGTTGGCGGTGGATCCCCATATCCTGCTGATGGATGAAGCCTTTTCCGCACTCGATCCGCTTATCCGCACCGAAATGCAGGATGAGCTGCTCAAGCTGCAGGCAAAGGAAAAAAGAACCATTGTTTTCATCTCCCACGACCTCGACGAGGCGATGCGTATCGGTGACCGGATTGCCATCATGGAAGGCGGCCGTGTCGTTCAGGTAGGCACCCCTGAAGAGATCCTCCAGAACCCGGCCGATGATTACGTCCGGGCCTTCTTCAGAGGAGTGGACCCCACGAACATCCTCACGGCTGGCGACATCGCCAGCGACCAGCAGGTTACCATTCCCGTTACCGACGGAAAGAACCCAAGGGTGGCTTTGCAGCGGCTGATCAAAAACGACCGGGAGTACGGTTATGTGGTGGACATCGAGAAGAAGTTCAAAGGTGTTGTTTCAACCGATTCCCTTCGTGCACTCATCGACAAGCCGGGAGAAGAGCACTTGATCTCGGAAGCCTATATCGAGGGCAGCGTGACAGGTGGCGTTTCCGACTCCATGCAGGATATCCTGCCCGAGGTCGCCCGCAACCTCTGGCCGTTACCCATACTCGATGAAAGCGGCAAGTATGTGGGAGCGGTCTCGAAGAACCTTTTCCTGCGTACCCTCCAGCGTACCCGGCCGGACGATCACGAAGAGATCGAGACCAACGACCAAGGGGAGAAATAG
- the proX gene encoding glycine betaine/L-proline ABC transporter substrate-binding protein ProX — protein sequence MKKLIVVLAICVMAMPAFAADSLPGKGIEVQPARATWNTGYFQEAIVSAGLKELGYEVNKPMELQNPLFYQSVMLGDVDYWTNGWFPNHTSQMPKGSEGRVEVLGYIVKAGGLQGYLVSKKMVEKFDIKSLDDFKRPEVKKAFDSNGDGKADLTACPPGWGCEKVITHHFDVYDLDDHINRITAGYSASMADALARHGAGEPVFFYTWAPNWTIGKLKPGKDVMWINVPEINPLESQAAGKDRMTVSGIEGAVTDPLKAGFVVSDIQVVANKEFLDKNPAARKFFELFELPLGDINAQNTKMEDGEKSQADIARHAAAWIKANQDQWDSWLKEARDAAK from the coding sequence ATGAAGAAATTGATCGTTGTATTAGCAATATGTGTCATGGCAATGCCGGCCTTCGCAGCCGACAGCTTGCCCGGAAAAGGGATCGAAGTCCAGCCCGCCAGGGCCACCTGGAACACGGGCTATTTCCAGGAGGCCATCGTCAGTGCTGGTCTTAAGGAGCTCGGATACGAGGTCAACAAGCCCATGGAGCTACAAAACCCCCTCTTTTACCAGTCGGTAATGCTCGGTGACGTGGATTACTGGACCAACGGATGGTTCCCGAACCACACCAGCCAGATGCCCAAAGGTTCAGAGGGCAGGGTCGAGGTCCTTGGTTACATTGTCAAAGCGGGAGGCCTCCAGGGCTACCTGGTGTCAAAGAAAATGGTGGAAAAGTTCGACATCAAGTCCCTGGACGATTTCAAGCGCCCCGAGGTCAAGAAGGCGTTCGATTCCAACGGTGACGGCAAAGCCGATCTCACCGCCTGCCCCCCCGGCTGGGGCTGCGAAAAGGTGATCACCCATCATTTTGACGTTTACGACCTGGACGACCACATCAATCGGATCACGGCCGGGTACTCGGCCAGCATGGCTGATGCGCTGGCGCGCCACGGCGCAGGTGAGCCGGTCTTCTTCTACACCTGGGCCCCGAACTGGACCATCGGAAAGCTCAAGCCCGGAAAAGACGTCATGTGGATCAACGTACCCGAGATCAACCCGCTCGAATCACAGGCAGCGGGTAAAGACAGGATGACCGTCAGCGGCATCGAAGGCGCCGTGACCGATCCGCTCAAGGCCGGTTTTGTTGTCAGCGACATCCAGGTCGTGGCCAACAAGGAATTCCTTGACAAAAACCCTGCTGCCAGAAAGTTCTTCGAGCTCTTCGAGCTGCCGCTGGGCGACATCAACGCGCAGAACACGAAGATGGAGGACGGGGAGAAATCCCAGGCAGACATCGCGCGTCACGCCGCGGCCTGGATCAAGGCCAATCAGGACCAGTGGGACTCGTGGCTCAAAGAGGCACGGGATGCTGCTAAATAA